From Lolium perenne isolate Kyuss_39 chromosome 5, Kyuss_2.0, whole genome shotgun sequence, a single genomic window includes:
- the LOC127299826 gene encoding uncharacterized protein, whose translation MHSEQCRRTRTTGAGDDAVDRMTVFSGGTLQANLGRFWALSQNTGDEDCDGVPTVVSPAAEGRPLSYLCATPVEEDCTLTELQKSAIQRREEKKRRQREAAQILRSGKSPIQSDVCLSSMSRIKTKKKTSFVQPVLSPSIFALESFNAAEWILVHRRKRKMQKEWRATRRRSPSSHALPSDDRAFVFQNSGRVYLGQQGHNISGKDRFTHLQGHLGLGRTISSNPDGRLLRFDSGRRHRLGFGSAKSIPHPTVASSGILAAAMANRGGAGNNRGRGLPSGGRGGGRWDGGPNPSRPHFEQGGPSGTHEHDGDGDRQANANVYGDGVFRAGDIRPNSFGGGNRNLVSVQTLALVMAGAVLEVTMGVTIIGGFQTVTMVEGMSPTEILSMVAVYRLGSKC comes from the coding sequence ATGCACTCGGAGCAGTGTCGGCGAACCAGGAcgaccggcgccggagacgatgcAGTTGACCGGATGACCGTTTTTTCCGGAGGGACGTTACAGGCGAATCTGGGGCGATTCTGGGCGCTGTCCCAAAATACCGGCGATGAAGACTGCGACGGCGTGCCGACGGTGGTCTCTCCGGCGGCGGAGGGAAGGCCTCTCTCCTACCTCTGTGCAACGCCGGTGGAGGAAGACTGCACGTTGACAGAGCTGCAGAAGTCTGCGATTCAACGTCGAGAAGAGAAGAAACGGAGGCAGCGGGAGGCAGCCCAAATCCTTCGATCTGGTAAGTCTCCAATTCAATCTGATGTCTGTTTGTCATCTATGAGCAGGatcaagacgaagaagaagacgtcCTTTGTTCAACCGGTTCTCTCGCCGTCGATTTTTGCCCTGGAATCCTTCAATGCGGCGGAGTGGATCCTGGTTCACCGGAGGAAGCGGAAGATGCAGAAAGAGTGGAGGGCAACCCGTCGTCGATCGCCGTCGTCGCATGCCCTTCCTTCTGACGATCGAGCGTTTGTTTTTCAAAATTCTGGGCGCGTCTATCTGGGCCAACAGGGCCATAATATTTCGGGCAAGGATCGTTTCACCCATCTGCAGGGCCATCTGGGCCTGGGGCGAACGATTTCTTCCAATCCTGACGGTCGACTGCTGCGTTTTGATAGCGGCAGGAGACATCGTCTAGGTTTTGGTTCGGCAAAATCAATTCCACACCCAACTGTCGCGTCTTCGGGTATCCTTGCAGCCGCCATGGCTAACCGGGGCGGAGCGGGGAATAATCGTGGCCGAGGTCTGCCCTCTGGAGGGCGTGGTGGCGGTCGGTGGGACGGCGGTCCCAATCCCAGCCGTCCTCACTTCGAGCAAGGGGGACCAAGCGGCACGCATGAGCACGATGGGGACGGTGATCGGCAAGCTAACGCCAACGTGTATGGTGATGGCGTTTTCAGGGCAGGTGATATTCGTCCCAATAGCTTTGGGGGTGGAAACAGGAACCTGGTTTCCGTCCAAACTTTGGCGCTGGTGATGGCCGGCGCAGTTTTGGAGGTAACAATGGGGGTTACAATAATCGGAGGTTTTCAAACAGTAACTATGGTGGAAGGTATGAGTCCAACCGAAATTCTTTCAATGGTGGCGGTTTATCGGCTAGGGAGCAAATGCTAG